In the Syntrophorhabdus sp. genome, GACCCCGGGAAGGAGATGCATTGTCCCGTATGCGGGAGGGCCATCAATCCCGGCGTCGTACATACCGACGCCCCGGTAATCATCAGGGAAAAGCTCAAGACGGCGCTCACGGAGCGGAATATCGGGTACTCCGACGGGATGAAACCGGACCAGCCGTACATTCATGTCCTTGTCTACCGTTTCCAGGAGCGCAAGGGCGGCAATTTCGCCGTGGAGAAGCCCGCCTCGGTCGCTTTCCACATGCACCTCATGAAGAACAGGATGGTGGGCAAGATCTTCGCCTACTCGGAAGAACAGAAGGCCCTCACGCAGAACCTGCTGACAGTGGGAAAGTTCTTTCGCAGGGGAGCGCGCTGGGTAACGGCGGAAGAGCTTGCCGGGGAAGGCATCAACGCGGGACTGGACGAACTCGTCGAGCCGAAGGAGACGACGGAGCCCGCGGAGTGAAAGCGCTCTTTGCGATGGACCTCATGGGCGGCAAGACCGTGCGCCTCAGGAAAGGTGATTTCCAGGAGGTGACGGTCTACAGCGACGACCCGCCCTCGCTGATCGAAGAGATGGTTGGCCGCGGCGCCCGGGATTTCCATATCATCGACCTCGACGGCGCCCGGACGGGCGAGCCCGTCCACGGGGACATCATCAGGAAGATCCGCTCCATGGTGAAAGGATACATGGAGGTCGGGGGCGGCATTCGTACCGACGATACCATCAAATATTACAGTGACCTCGGCGTTGACGGCATCATCGTCGGCACCCGCGCCCTGGAAGACGAGGAGTATTTCGAGGGACTCACGCGGTTCCCCAACATCGTCCTCGGACTTGACCTTCTCGGGGGCAGGCCGATGTCGCGGGGCTGGAAGAACGCCGTCGACAGGGACCCGGGGGCCATTCTCAGCGCTGCCGAGCGCATCGGGATCATGGCCGTCCTGTGCACGAGCATCGAACGGGACGGGATGCTGAGCGGCCCCGATCTTGCCGGTCTCAAAGCAATATCCGGAATGACACGGCTGCCCGTCATTGCGAGCGGCGGCGTATCGAACATAGACGACGTCAGACGCCTCGCGGAGATGGACGTCTGGGCGGCGATCATAGGAAAAGCCTTCTACGAGGGGTTCATAGGCATCGAGGAGGCTATGGGTTATGCTGACTAAGAGGATCATCCCCTGCCTTGACGTCATGGAAGGCAGGGTCGTAAAAGGGACCAATTTTCTCGAGCTCAAAGACGCCGGCGATCCCGTGGAGAACGCGAAGGCATACGAGGAGCAACTGGCGGACGAGCTGTGCTTTCTTGACATCACCGCTTCCCACGAGAAGAGACGGACCATCATCGACGTCGTCGAGCGGGTCTCCCACGAGGTCTTCATGCCGCTGACGGTGGGAGGCGGCATACGCTCCCTGGACGATATCCGGGACATCTTAAGGGCCGGGGCGGACAAAGTGACCGTCAACACGACGGCGGTGGAGAACCCCGAATTCGTCAGGGAATCGAGCGAGATCTTCGGGAGCCAGTGCATATGCGTCGCCATCGACGCGAAGAGACGCGAAGGCGGAGGGTTCGAGGTCTACACCTACGGAGGCCGCAGGCCGACAGGCATCGATGCCATCGGCTGGGCGAAGAAGGTGGAGGAGCTGGGGGCGGGGGAGATACTCCTTACCAGCATGGACCGGGACGGGACGAAGATCGGCTTCGATATCGATCTGACGAGGGCCATCGCCGAGTCCGTGAACATCCCCGTCATAGCCTCGGGTGGAGTGGGGACCCTGGAACACCTCTACGAAGGGCTCACGTTGGCGAAGGCGGACGCCGTCCTCGCCGCGTCGATATTCCACTACCGGGAGCACACGGTCGTCGACGCGAAACGCTACCTGAGGGACCGCGGCGTGAACGTGAGGCTGTAGGAAGCCCGTCGGCCAAAAAAACAGGTCAAAAAAGAGACATGATAAGTAATACGCATAGAAATGAGGAGTCGCAATGGATGATCTGAAATGGGATGAAAAGGGGCTTGTGCCCGCTGTCGTGCAGGATGCAGGCTCAAAGGACGTTCTCATGGTCGCTTACATGAACAAGGAAGCCCTGGATCTCACGCTGAAGACGAAGACCGCCCACTATTATTCAAGGTCGCGGCAGAAGCTCTGGCTCAAGGGCGAGACCTCGGGCCACACCCAGGCCGTGAAGGAGGTCCGCATCGACTGTGACAACGATACCATCCTCCTTATCGTGGACCAGAAGGGGGCGGCCTGTCACACCGGGTACTGGAGCTGCTTCTACCGCGCCTGGTCGGATGGATGGAAGGTCATCGGGAAGAAGGTCTTTGACGAAAAAGAAGTCTATGGTGAAAAGAAGACCCATTGACGCGGTCCTTTCCTTCTTCAACACCTGTTGTTTCGTGGGCTCTATCCCCGGAGCGCCGGGGACCTACGCGTCGGTTCTCGCCGCGGCGCTGATCTGGCTCTTCCCGGCGGTCTTCGGCAATGCCTTCTTCGCCGTCGTTCTGATCGTCTTCGCCGTGGCGACGGTCACGATGGAGAGGTTCGAGGGCGAAGACCCCGGCCACATCGTCATCGATGAGTTCGCCGGCATGTGCGTCGCCATGGCGGGACACAGGGCGACACTCGTCAACGTGGCCGTAGGTTTCGTTCTCTTCCGCATCTTCGATATCCTCAAGCCCTTTCCCGTGGGCCGGATGGAACGGCTCAAAGGTGGCTGGGGCGTTGTGGGGGACGATGTGGTCGCCGGCATATTCGCGAACATCCTTGTTCTCCTGTGGACGAGGTTCATATGAAGATCGAGGAGAAACTGGTCAAGACCCTGACGGCGCGGTCCCTTTCCTTATGCACCGCCGAATCCTGCACGGGAGGGCTCATAGCCGGCCGGATAACCTCCGTGCCCGGCGCGTCGGCGTCGTTCGAAGGCGGCGTGGTGACGTACAGCAACAGGGCCAAGACGGCCCTTCTCGGCGTCCCCGCGGAGGTCATAGAGCGTCACGGGGCCGTGAGCGGAGAGGTCGCCCGGGCGATGGCTGAAGGGGCGCGGGAAAGACTGGGGACCGATATCGCCGTTGCCGTCACGGGGATAGCCGGGCCCGCGGGCGGTTCGCCGGAGAAGCCCGTCGGGACCGTTTTCATCTCACTGGCGGCGCGGGGCACGGCCTCCGTCCGCGGGTTCCTCTTTGAGGGCACAAGACGGGAGATACGCCGGCGCTCCGGAGACGAGGCGCTTCTTTTTGTCCTCGACCATCTCGAAGGGAAGGTGGGCGGATGAGGTCCTTTCTCGCCTTCGAGATCCCCCCGAAGGTCAAGGCATACCTCTCGCAGGTGTCGGAGGCCATGGCAAAGAGCGTTCCGGGCGTCAGGTGGGTCAGGCCCGAAGGACAGCACATCACCATCAGGTTCTTCGGGGAGATATCGGACGCACGGGCACGGGAGATAACGGAGGTCCTCGGGGCGGCCGGGCCCTACCCGGGGGTCGAAACGACGCTGAAGCGCATCGACGCCTTTCCCGACAGGCGAAGGCCCCGGGTCATTGTCGCCACCATCGATGAAGGAGTTGACATCATCCGCTCGATATACCATGATATAGAGACCCGACTCACAGCCCTGGGTTACGAACGAGAGAAACGGGGTTTCACCCCTCATATTACCTTCGGGAGGATGAAAGTGCCCGCGCCTCTTCTGGAGAGAGACACCCCTCCCCTGGAATGTCCGCGGTTCGCGATCGAGCGTATCATTCTTTACAAGAGCATCCTCGGAAGGGAAGGCGCGACGTACGAGCCGCTCTTCGAGAAGGAACTGGGTGTGGAGAAATGAAACGACCCCAGAGATGCAGCGAGAAGAGGCCCCATACGGGGACGACATAAAGGAGAAAGATGAACCCGAAAACCCAGAAGGGAGGCATCGACGTGAGAGACGAAGACAATAGAGGCAAAGCCATAGACATGGCGGTATCTCAGATAGAGAAGCTCTTTGGAAAAGGCGCCATCATGAAGCTCGGGGCGAAAGCCCTCGAGGCCGTTCCCGTCGTTTCCACCGGGTCCATCGCTCTCGATCTCGCCCTCGGCATCGGCGGCATTCCCCGGGGCAGGGTCGTCGAGATCTTCGGGCCCGAGGCGTCGGGCAAGACGACGCTGGCGCTCCAGGTCGTCGCCGAGATCCAGAAGACGGGGGGCAGCGCTGCGTTCATAGATGCCGAGCACGCCCTTGACGTCAGCTACG is a window encoding:
- a CDS encoding CinA family protein, with the protein product MKIEEKLVKTLTARSLSLCTAESCTGGLIAGRITSVPGASASFEGGVVTYSNRAKTALLGVPAEVIERHGAVSGEVARAMAEGARERLGTDIAVAVTGIAGPAGGSPEKPVGTVFISLAARGTASVRGFLFEGTRREIRRRSGDEALLFVLDHLEGKVGG
- the thpR gene encoding RNA 2',3'-cyclic phosphodiesterase; translated protein: MRSFLAFEIPPKVKAYLSQVSEAMAKSVPGVRWVRPEGQHITIRFFGEISDARAREITEVLGAAGPYPGVETTLKRIDAFPDRRRPRVIVATIDEGVDIIRSIYHDIETRLTALGYEREKRGFTPHITFGRMKVPAPLLERDTPPLECPRFAIERIILYKSILGREGATYEPLFEKELGVEK
- a CDS encoding 1-(5-phosphoribosyl)-5-[(5-phosphoribosylamino)methylideneamino] imidazole-4-carboxamide isomerase, coding for MKALFAMDLMGGKTVRLRKGDFQEVTVYSDDPPSLIEEMVGRGARDFHIIDLDGARTGEPVHGDIIRKIRSMVKGYMEVGGGIRTDDTIKYYSDLGVDGIIVGTRALEDEEYFEGLTRFPNIVLGLDLLGGRPMSRGWKNAVDRDPGAILSAAERIGIMAVLCTSIERDGMLSGPDLAGLKAISGMTRLPVIASGGVSNIDDVRRLAEMDVWAAIIGKAFYEGFIGIEEAMGYAD
- the hisF gene encoding imidazole glycerol phosphate synthase subunit HisF — protein: MLTKRIIPCLDVMEGRVVKGTNFLELKDAGDPVENAKAYEEQLADELCFLDITASHEKRRTIIDVVERVSHEVFMPLTVGGGIRSLDDIRDILRAGADKVTVNTTAVENPEFVRESSEIFGSQCICVAIDAKRREGGGFEVYTYGGRRPTGIDAIGWAKKVEELGAGEILLTSMDRDGTKIGFDIDLTRAIAESVNIPVIASGGVGTLEHLYEGLTLAKADAVLAASIFHYREHTVVDAKRYLRDRGVNVRL
- the hisI gene encoding phosphoribosyl-AMP cyclohydrolase, with product MDDLKWDEKGLVPAVVQDAGSKDVLMVAYMNKEALDLTLKTKTAHYYSRSRQKLWLKGETSGHTQAVKEVRIDCDNDTILLIVDQKGAACHTGYWSCFYRAWSDGWKVIGKKVFDEKEVYGEKKTH
- a CDS encoding phosphatidylglycerophosphatase A is translated as MVKRRPIDAVLSFFNTCCFVGSIPGAPGTYASVLAAALIWLFPAVFGNAFFAVVLIVFAVATVTMERFEGEDPGHIVIDEFAGMCVAMAGHRATLVNVAVGFVLFRIFDILKPFPVGRMERLKGGWGVVGDDVVAGIFANILVLLWTRFI